The DNA region TTCGCTACTTAATTTAGAGCAAATTAAGCAACTAATCTATATGCGTTATGCAATTGAGAGTATGGTTTTACGAGACTTTTTAGCAGTAATGGAACCCATGACTATCGAGAAAATTAGGTATCGTCTTCGCCAACAAGAAGTACTTTTAAGTGGTAATTTTGAAGCTGAAGAATTCTATATTCTTGACGCTAAATTGCATAGTATTTGGTTTCATCAGACAAAAAAAGACGGGCTTTGGCAATATATTCAAGGTGCCCAAGCAAATTATACTCGTTTCAGAATGTTGGACATGGTTGCCGTGAAAAACTTCCGCCAAATTCTAGATGAACATTTAGAATTATTTACAGCTATTGAAAATAAAGATTCCTCAAGTCTAGATGCAATAGTAAAAAAACATGTTTATGGTGGTATTAATCGTTTAGGTGAAAAATTAACTACTGAATTTACTGGCTATTTTTTACCACACTAGTTTTACTATGATTTTTATTAAATATAAATTTATAAGGAGTTTTTTATGGAAATACGCTATTCTTGTAACCAACGCGATTTTAAAAAATATGATACAACAACAATTCGCCAAGAGTTTTTAATTGAAGAACTCTTTCCCCTGGATAATCTTCAAGCTACCTATTCACATGTAGACAGAGTAGTTGTTCTTTCTACTATGCCAGTTGAGAAAACTATTTCTTTAGAGACAAATATTGATTGTTGGAAAAATTTAGGCGTTAAATTTTTTTTAGAAAGACGTGAATTAGGAATCATTAATATCGGTGGCCCAGGATTAGTTCTTGCTGCAAACGAAAACTATCATTTAAACCGGTTAGATGCCCTATATCTATCTATGGGCACTAGTGATGTATTTTTTCGAGCACTAGATCCATGTAATCCTCCGAAATTCTATATGTGTTCAGCCCCAGCGCATAGAGCTTACCCAACTAAGCTAATCACTTTCAATAACGCTATTCATCGCGAACTAGGAAGTTCAGAAACAGCTAACGCTAGAATTATTCATCAATTTATTCACCCTGAAATTTTAGAAACTTGTCAACTTAGTATGGGCTGTACTATTTTAAAACCAGGTAGTGTGTGGAATACTATGCCGTCGCATACTCACGAACGCCGTATGGAAGTATATCTGTATTTTGATATAGCTAACGATCAAGTTGTTTTCCATTATATGGGTGAACCGACTGAAACTAGGCATGTAGTTATGCAAAATGAGCAAGCTATTATATCTCCTTCTTGGTCTATACATTCTGGTTGCGGAACCGCAAACTATTCTTTTATTTGGTCAATGTTAGGCGAAAATAAAATTTTTGATGATATGGATCATATTAAAACCCCAGATTTAAAATAATTTCTATAAGGAGCATAAAAGTTAATTTTTCAAATGTGAAATACTGCTAAGTGACGAGTATGTGAGAGAATATTTAAGATTTTAGAAGGAGGTACTCTTAATGTCTATGAATTGTTTTTCTTTATCAAATAAACTGGCTTTAGTAACTGGTGGCTCCTACGGCATCGGCTTTGCGATTGCTACAGCCTTAGCTGAAGCTGGTGCCAAAATTGTTTTTTGTGATTTAAATGACGAACTAATTGAAAAAGGGCTAATAGCTTATCATAAACTAAATATTGCTGCTACTGGTTATGTATGTGATGTTACTAATGAGTTAGCCGTTCAAGAAATGGTGAAAAAAATCGAAACCGATTTGGGTGTTATTGACATTTTAGTAAACAATGCTGGCATCATCAAACGAATTCCAATGTTAGAGATGAGTAGCACTGATTTCAGACAAGTAATTGATGTCGATTTAACTGCTCCTTTTATCGTCGCCAAAGCCGTATTATCCAGTATGATTAAACAGCGCCGCGGTAAAATTATAAATATTTGCTCAATGATGAGCGAATTAGGTCGAGAAACAGTATCAGCTTACGCTGCTGCTAAAGGTGGACTAAAAATGCTGACTAAAAACATTGCCTCAGAGTACGGCGAATATAATATTCAATGCAATGGTCTTGGCCCTGGCTATATTGCTACCCCACAAACCGAACCACTAAGAACCAACGGTCATCCTTTTAATAATTTTATTATTGCTAAAACTCCAGCCGCACGTTGGGGCACTCCTGAGGATTTGGCTGGCCCAGCAGTCTTTTTAGCTTCAACGGCCTCAGATTTCGTCAACGGGCATATTCTTTACGTTGACGGTGGCATTCTCGCTTATATTGGCAAACAACCCTAAATACAAATGGCTATCTCAACACAATAAGAAATTGTTAAGGTAGCCTCTTTCTTGCAAAACATAGCGGCAATGTTATCATTTGTTTTATTTTGCTATTTTGCCACTTCGTTTGCTAAATAAAGTTTTAATATTACTTACAACATAAAAGAGAGTGCCCCAAAATAGGTTTTTTAAGCCTTTTTTGCGACACTCTATTTTTATTGCCTTTTCTGATGCAAACCATAAATTATATGATAAGTTGCTCGCACTTGATTAGCCTTTTGATAAGTTGTTTGATATTCGTTCAACATCTGCAAAAGCAACCGCCTACTTACTAATAATTTTTCGCTTGTACTAGCATTGTTTGCACCAACTTTTTTTACGGACTGCAAAAACTCTTTCGCTGTATTAAAATATTCCGCTTGCTCTTCTTCTAGAAAAACTGTCTGCCAAGCTAAATTATTACTAAATTCTTGTAATTGTGTAGTTGTAACAAATTTGGGCCCATGCACGCCTGTATTTTCTAAGCCTAATTTTTTATAGGCTAAAGCAAAAGAATTATGCATTTCGTTAAAAGTTCGCTCGCCGAAAGTTGCATACAAAAGTTGTCCATTAAGTTCTAAGAGTTCTAAATATCTTTTAAAGGTTGCTTTATAATCTGTAAACCACTGAAAAACTGCATTAGAAGTTATTAAATCAAATTTCCCCCCTAATTCAATTTTCTCTCCATCGGCCAACTGATAACTAATATTCGGATAAGCAGCTAATTTATGTTTAGTTATTGCAAGCATTTCTGCGGAAATATCTGTGGCCAAAATTTGCGCATGGGGATACTTTTCCGCTAGAATTTGAGTATAATTACCAGTACCACAACCAATTTCTAAAATGGCTTGTGGATTTTTATTATTAGCCTCGAGTAGCTTTGCTAGTTTAGTCGCCATTTTTTTCTGAACCACCGCATAATTATCATAACTCTGAGCATTGCGACTAAAATGCAATTTAACTTGTTGTTTATCTAACATTTTCTAATCCTCCTAAACAACCCTCGATGATTTCTCTAAATTTCAGCTCTTGAGTAAAAAAAGGAATATGTCCTGTTTTTTCTAGGAAATAACTCTTAGAGCCGCTAATATTTTTTGTAAATATCTCGCTGCACTTGGCAAACAAATTTGATCACTAAGGCCATGAATTATTTTACAAGGTACTTTTATTTGCCCTAATTTATTTCTTAAATCTTGCTCTAGCAAATAAGTTAGACCTTTATTCAGACTATTTAAATTTAACTGATAAAAATTTGTTGCGTATTCTTGCAAATATACTTGCTTATAAGGCTCTTCAGTTTCACAAAACATTAATTGATAAAACCCTGCTTGAGTTTGTTGTTGATTACGGTTCAACTTTCTTTGCAAATTTTTTACAACCGTTGCATCCAAACCAGCTTGATAGTCATCCACCTTAGTGAATTTTGCAGTTGTTGAAACTAAAATTATTTGTTTTATTTTATCGCTATGTTTTAGCGCCAATTCTAATGCTAACATTCCCCCTAAGCTCCAACCTAAAACATTTATTTGCTCTTGTTTTTCTTGCCAACAAGCTAAAAAGCTTTCTCTAATGAGCTATATTCGGAAAAATCAGTTTCATCAGGTTCTACCGCTAACTGTTTTAGCCATTTTGGCCAAATTTTCTTATCTGTTGCCCAACCAGTAATCAAAAATAGCATAATTACCTCATCATTTTTTATAATTTAAAATTCAATGACTTATAAAATCTAGGGACTTATTAATTAATATCATGATCCCAGTTATTTTAACTAGTTTTTCAAAAAAAATTGCTTTATCTGCCAATACTACTTATTCATCTAAAATTTAGTAAATAATAAAAAAGATAACCTTGTAAGCCTATTGTTTTTAAAAGGTTTACAAGGTTGTTATATTGAAAAATTATATCTATGTCAAATTTTCAAATAACCATATTTTTATTTTACTGCCAATCAAATTGTACTAAAAAATTGTTTATTGCCTCTTGATACAATTGCAGATCAACATTTAAGGCTCGAGCATGCTCAGCTCCTTGCGCATAATAAATTGCTTTTATCCCTTTTTTTTCATTAAATAGAACGGTTGACATTTCAGTTGGCACAAAATCGTCTTTACTACCATGAATAAACAAAATCGGTGTTTCTATATCTGCTATATTGGCCTTGGGCGAAACTTCGCTCAGCCAAAACCCCGACCTTGTTTTACAAACTAAACTTAAATAATTTAATATTACCGGCCGTAAAATTGGCGGAATACTATAGTCCGCACTGCGCAAATAATACAAATCATATAAATCTGAATAGGCACAATCTGCAATATAAAAATCAACTTGTTTGGTATTTGCATATTTTGCGGCATGCATTAATGCGGTAGCCGCTCCCATAGATTCACCATGTACACCTAACTTCCCCTGAGGATAGCGTTTTTGCAAAAATTCCACAATGGTTTGCAAATCTTCTTGCTCATAGAACCCATAACTGGGGTTATAACCTCCAGTTTGTCCATGATTACGACTATCATAAACTAAAACATTAAACCCTTGTCGCAAAAAAATTGGCGCATATTTCATAGCGCTCCATTTATGATCTTTGCCATTTCCATGGACTAAAATAACAGTTTTAGTCGTTGCCTGCGGTTGCAAATACAACTTAGCATTGATTTTATAAGCAAAAGCTGAATCCAAAAGTAGACCCTCTGCTTTTAATTTTTCTAACTCCTGATTATTTATTTTTAACTCTTGTATTTCTTGCTTGTAGCGATCTTTAGTATAAAGATTTTTTTTATTAAAATCCATTATTATACTATAAAAATAATTACCGACTGCGATAAAAATTAAATTAACTAACAAAATCACTATTATTCCATATTTTATTATCTTCTTTTTATTCAACCTTAGTACCTCCAGCTTCTTTGTTTAATAATAGCTTGAGTGTGTAAAATAACTATCCTTTAATAATTTTTTACCCCCAAAACTATTTTGCCAAATTTTAAAATAAAAATCATAATTTGTCAATTAAGACATGTTCACTGATAAATTTAAAGCATAAACAAAAGCTGGCCCAAGATATTTTCTATCTTAAACCAGCTTTTTTCCCAACTATTTATAACTATAAAATCCAATGAAAAACTATCCAATTTTATTTAGTTATAAACATTTTCTATTTTTTATAAACTTTACAATAAAAATAACTTTAATTACTAACTATCTTTTTTAAATTATACGTTCATTAAACTAAACAACTAGCTTACTTTTTTTAGCTGATTTCTTTTGTATAACAATCAAAATTATCATAACTGCTAAACCAATTAAATCAGTTATTAAACCACTTTTAATTAAGCAAAGAGCACCTGCTGCCGCAAATAGCCGCATTAATATTCCTAAGCGAGCATACAAATACCCTTCTGTAGCTACTGCAATTAAAAATACGCCTAAGCAGGCAGAAAGAGCTACCCACAGTCCCTCGGTGAACGTTGTATTAATCAACATTAATTGTGGTGAATACACAAACATAAATGGCACAATAAAGCCAGCAATAGACAGTTTCACCGAAGCATAACCTGTCTTCATAGGATCACCACCAGAAAGGCCTGCGGCCGCAAAAGATGCTAAAGCAACGGGCGGAGTTATATTAGCAAACATTGCGTAATAAAATGAAAACATATGCGCTGCAGCTGGTTCTATTCCTAATTTAGCCAAAGCCGGTGCAGCAATTGTTGCCGTAATAATATACGCGGGAATTGATGGTAAACCCATACCTAAAATCATACAAGTTATCATTGTAAACAACAACGTAAATAATAAACTCGTATCACCTAAAGCAATAATTGTATTAGCCATTGTTAAGCCAAACCCTGTTTTAGAGGAAACACCGATAATTATGCCTACGCAAGCACAGGCAATAGCTACAGAAACCGTAGCCTTTGCTCCTTCTGCTAAAGAATCAACGAGATCTTTCAAGCTCATTCTTGTTGAAGCTTTAAACTGAGCTACAATTACAGTTACAATTATTGTTAAAAATGCAGAATTTATAACTGTTCTGCCTGAAAAAAACAGCATGTACATCAAAAATGCGATAGGCAATAGCAAGTGCCCTTTATCGCGCATTACAGCACCTGGTTTCGGTAATTGATCTTTTGGCAACCCATGTAAACCATCTTTTGATGCCCTTAGCTGTACTTGAATCATAATACCCAAATAATATAGTAATGCTGGCACTGCTGCCCAAACAATAATATTAGAATATTTAACCCCTAGCATCTCTGCCATTATAAATGCAGCCGCACCCATAATTGGTGGCAGCAATTGCCCGCCAACTGATGCCGATGATTCAACTGCCCCAGCAAATTCAGCTGAATAACCCGTTTTTTTCATCAGCGGAATTGTAAAAGCACCTGTGGTAACTACGTTGGCAATAGCGGAACCATTGATTGAGCCTAAAAATCCTGAAGCAATAACTGAAACTTTAGCTGGTCCACCTTTAGTGTGCCCGGCTAAAGCCAAAGCGATGTCATTGAAAAATTGTCCCATACCAGACTTGCCCATAACGGCCCCAAATAAAATAAATAAGAAAATATAGCTTGCGGCTACACTAACAGATGTACCATATATCCCTTCTGTATTGGCAAAGAAATGATTAGATAATACTAGCCAATCATAACCCCGATGTGCAAACATTCCTGGCAAATCGCGCCCCCACAATCCATAAGCAATAAATATTAAACTTAAAATAGATAAGGCCCAACCAGTAACACGCCGCGAAGCCTCTAATACCAAAAATACTAGGAGACTTGCAACAAGCATATCTGTATCACTAGGTCGACCAGCACGGTCAACAACCCCTAGATAATCTATCCAGACATATAATGGCACTATTGCTGATAAAATCACCAAACCCCAATCTACCCAAGAAACTTTTTTAAAGTTTGATTTGCTAGAAAATGGATACATCATAAACGCCATAACCAACATCATCGCTACGTGTAAAGAACGATGTTTCAAGGTTACCGGAGGACCAAAAGCTGCTGTATACAAGTGATAGCAGGAAACAAAAATTGCTAGCCAATAAAAGAACTTTTTCATCATCGCCCCAGAGAATACTCTAGTCACCGATTCTTTATCTAGTTTTTTAATAATTTCTTCAGATTTTTCTAGTAGTTCACTATCACCTTCAAGATGGATGGTTTGTGTTTTTTCTTCAGTTTTTGTTTGTTTTAATTCTTTTTCATCCATTTTAGAACCTCCTTTCAATTACCAACCTAAGCCGAGTATGTTCTGGCAACATACTGCCCCGCGAAATAAGCTTGCCGTTAAGCCTTATATCTCTAGTTGCAAAATGTGAGTTTATCCAACTAAACTCAGGAAATACCTGCTCTATTTCTTCCATATAGATCAGACCATTCTCAATCCTACAACTTTTCCCTTTATTTTCAGGAATTCCTGCTCCAAAAGCCGGAAAACTTATGGTTTCTAAAACCAAGCTGTTGTCTTTACTGATATGATAGTATTCATTCCAGGGTATTTTTTCCAAAGAATGCACCCAGCCAAAAAAAAGCTTATCTCCTGCTTTAACAGGAACTTCTAAATATATCCGCCCTGTTTTGTAATCATAAATTCGTAAAACAGTAGCACAATTCCAATAATAGCCTGTGATAACAGCCAAACAAGCTATTATCACAAGGCTAATTTTCTTTAAATTATTTTTCTTAAACATTACTATTCCGCAGCTTACTTAATTCCTTTTTCTGCATAAAATTTAGCTGCGCCTGGGTGCAATTGTACAGAAGTTCCTTTTATACCTCTAAGTGCCGTTTCTAATCTAATTTCTTTTTTGGCAGTTGCATGAGAAGCCCCAATTGTCGCCAAACCTTTTTCCGAATAAATGCTTGTCAACAAATCATAAACTACATCATCAGGAAGATTTTTAGATACAAGCATAATATTCATTACTGCCGCTGTTGTTGTCTCTTTTTTGGTATCGTATACTTCTTTTGGTATTTTCCATTCTACATAAAAAGGATATTTTTTTATTAATTTAGCTAAAGCTTCGCCCTCAACAGGAATAAATACGATTTCTTTAGTAGTCCCTAATTCTTTAATTGTTGCATTGCCCAAACCAGAGGTAACAAAAGCTACGTCACATTGTCCGTTTTTCATTTGATCAATAGCTTCACCATAAGATAAGTAATCTACTTTCGCATCAGAATATTTCATCCCATGAGCTTCAAAAATCATCCGTGCATTTAACTCAACCCCAGAATTTGGTGCGCCTACACCAACTCGTTTTCCTTTAATATCTGCAAAAGTTTTAATTCCAGAATCTGCGGTAGTAACTATTTGGCAGACATTTGGCCAAAGTCCCATCATTGCGCGTAAATCTGCTGCTGGTTTTTTGCCTTGGTATGCCCCAAAAGCATCTACAGCTTGAATAACGGAGTCAGCCATTGCAATTGCCATTTCTCCTTGACCAGTTAAAATTGCATTAATATTCTCACCAGTAGCACCTGTAGCCGTAGCCGATGTTTTATAGCCCATCTCACCCGCTACCTTAGAAAAAGCACCACCAATTGGAAAATAAATACCACTAGTTGGACCTGTAAGTACTGTTACGAATTGTTTACTGCGATCAACTTTACCTGCACCAGCATTCTCTTTTTTGGAGCTGCCACAGGCTGCAAGTGTTACCGCCAAAACCATAGCCAGCATAATCGTTAGAAGTTTTTTCATAAAAATTCCTCCTTTTTTTCTTACGGCCTGAAATATTATTACGATACCAAATATAGACCGTATGTTATTTTTAATCATATCACAAAGCAATTATACGTTTCAAGTTTTTTCAAAGTATATAATTTTTTCAAGTAATAAAAACATTGTTTCGCTAATACTTCCATGAAACTGTAAACAAATCTTTGCTTTTTTCTCTAATATCTATAAATTAAGCAGTATATACTATATTAATATTTAGACAGCCTATATCAATTGCGAATCTTCTTATCATTTGAAAAATTACTCTTTGTTTTTTTATTTCATTTAAATCGCATTTTTATAAATATCCCCCTTCTTTGTTTTTTATTTGTATTGTGTTGACAAACTATTTAATTTTGTTTACAATAAAGCTCAATAAAACTTATTTAAATATTGCAATGCATTACTGGCGGATTAAAGTGGGATACCACGTGGAGTGCATTGTTTGAGCCGGCCGCCTGGGCAAGTATTATTTACTATGCTCAGGCGGTTTTTTCTATTGCAGCATTGAGCAACAAAATTAGGAGGTACTTTTAATGAACGCATGGCAAGGATTTAAACAAGATATTTGGTGCACAGAAATAAATGTGCAAAATTTTATTCAAAACAACTATAAACCTTATTTGGGTAATGAATCTTTTCTCGCGCCTATTAGCGAAAAAACAGCCTTAGTTTGGCAAGAAGCAATGCTTGCCTTAGCCGAAGAAACTGCACACGCTGGTGTACGTGATATTGATACTACAACTGTTTCAAACATCACTTCTCATCAACCAGGTTACATCAAAAAAGAAGCCGAGCTTATCGTCGGCTTACAAACTGATGCGCCTTTAAAACGCAGTGTTATTGTACATACAGGCGTACGCATGGCTGAACAAGCTTGTGAAGCTTATGGCTATAAATTAGATCCAAAAATTAGCAATATCTATCATAATCACCGTTTAACGCATAATAGTGCCGTTTTCGAAGCCTATACAGATGAAATGCGTCTAGCTCGTAGTGTAGGTATTATTACTGGCTTACCTGATGCTTATGGTCGCGGTCGAATTATTGGTGATTACCGTCGTGTAGCACTCTACGGTATAGATCGCTTAATCGAAGCTAAGCAACAAGACGTCCAAAAACTATCTTCGCTAGATATGAACGAACAAACAATTTTAGAACGTAGCGAGTTGGCACATCAAATAACAGCTTTAAAAGAACTCGCCCAAATGGCCGCAAGTTATGGCTACGATATCACTAAACCTGCAACTAATGCTCAAGAGGCTGTACAATGGTTATACTTTGCTTATTTAGCTAGTATTAAAGAACAAAATGGAGCTGCTATGTCATTAGGCCGTACCTCGACTTTCTTAGATATTTATCTCGAACGCGATTTAGAAAATGGTTTAATCACAGAGGCACAAGCGCAAGAACTTATCGATCAATTAGTAATTAAATTACGTTTAGCCCGCCATTTACGCACTCCCGAATACAATGAACTATTTGCTGGTGATCCGCTTTGGGTAACAGAAGCCATCGGTGGTATGGGATTAGATGGAAGAACTCTAGTCACTAAAAATTCTTATCGTATATTGCATACTTTATACAATTTAGGTCCTTCCCCTGAACCAAATTTAACAATTTTATGGTCCCAAGAGCTCCCCAGTGCTTTTAAAAATTATTGCGCCCAAGTATCTATCGACACCAGTGCCATCCAATTTGAAAATGATGATCTTATGCGTGAGATTTATGGTGATGACTATGGCATCGCTTGTTGCGTATCTGCTATGAAAATTGGTCAACAAATGCAATTTTTTGGCGCTCGTGCTAATTTGGCTAAGGCACTTTTATTAGCAATAAACTCTGGGTGCGACGAAAAAACTGGTCAACAACTAGTACCGGGCATTGACACTCTTGACAATTCCCCGCTTGATTATGCTAAAGTTCGAGCTAATTACTCGCAAGTTATTGCTTGGTTAGCTAAACTTTATGTAAATACGATGAATGTAATTCACTATATGCATGACCACCATGCTTACGAAGCTAGTCAAATGGCTCTGCACGATACCAAAGTTGAACGCTTAATGGCTTTTGGAATTGCCGGTCTTTCTGTAGCTGTAGATTCGCTTAGCGCCATTCGCTACGCACAAGTTAAAGCAATCCGTAATGCCCAAGGCATTGCAATCGACTTTGAAGTAACTGGCGAATTCCCTAAATTTGGCAATAACGATATGCGCGTAGATAGTTTAGCTACTGAACTTACCGCTGAATTTAATCGTGAACTTAAAAAACATTATGCTTATCGCCAAGCCAAACATACTCTTTCTGTGTTAACGATTACTTCTAATGTAATGTATGGTCAAAAAACTGGCGCGACTCCTGATGGCCGTAAAGCCGGCGAAGCTTTTGCCCCTGGAGCAAACCCTATGCATGGCCGTGATCAAAGTGGTGCCCTAGCAGCAATGAAATCTATTTGTGCCATTGATTATAAAGACTGCTTAGATGGCATATCTTATACCTTCTCGGTTTTACCAAATAGCCTCGGCAAAACTAAACAGCAACAAATAGCCAATCTTACTGGCCTATTAGATGCTTATGCACAACTAAAAGGACACCATATCAACGTTAATGTATTCGACCGTGCTATTTTAGAAGATGCTATGAAAAATCCTGCTAAATACCCGCAACTAACTATTCGTGTTTCTGGCTATGCTGTACATTTTATTAAACTTAGTGCGCGCCAACAGCAAGAAGTTATTAGCCGCACTATTTATTCGCAACTATGAGCAAAGCTTATTTTCACTCCTTAGAAAATTTTGGGACAGTTGACGGCCCTGGAATTCGTTTAGTAGTTTTTTTAGCAGGTTGCTCTCTAGGCTGTAGCTTTTGTCATAATCCTGATACTTGGGCGCGTGGTAATAAGCAAATAAGCGTAGATGAAATTTTAGCTAAATATGAAGAATATCGCCCTTTCTATGAAAATTCTGGCGGGGGCATAACTATCAGTGGTGGTGAACCTTTACAACAACCAGAGTTCTTAATTGAACTTTTTAAAGCTTGCCGTACAGCTAATATTCATACGGTTTTAGACACTTCTGGTGATTGTCCTCGAGCTAAGTTAGAACAAGTTTTGCCCTATGTTGATCAAGTTTTGTTTTGTGTTAAAGTAGTCGATCCCGTAAAACATCGGCACTTAACTAGTAAAACTAATAAACATATTTTAGAAAATCTCTCCTTAGTTAGTGCGCGTGTCCCTTTAGTTTTGCGTTATGTTGTTATTCCTAGTATTAACGATACTGAAGCTGATTTACAAGCATTAAAAGATTTAATCCATAGCTTGCCCCACAAACCAACCATCGACTTGTTAGCCTATCACACTCTCGCCTTAAAAAAATGGCAAGAGTTAAATCTTACTTATCCTTTACAGGGTATTCCTGAAGCTAGCAAAGTTGATGTAGAACGCGTGGCAACTTATCTGGCAAATTAAAAAACCGACCCCCATTTGTTAAATTTTTGATGTGTATCCATAAATTTGGCTACCTATCATTACCTTAACTTTTGGGGGTCGATTAAATTCAAGGAACTTTTTAACTATATCTTAATTTCTAATTCTACCGGACAATGATCGCTGCCCAATACCTGCATATGGATTTTAGCATCTATAATCTGTTTTGCTAAAGAATTTGCAACTACAAAATAATCAATCCGCCACCCAGCATTTTTCTCACGCGCTTTGAAGCGATAAGACCACCACGAATATACCCCTGTAGTTTCAGGATATAAATAACGATAACTATCTGTAAAGCCAGCTGTCAATAACTGAGAAAACTTTTCTCGTTCTTCTAACGTAAACCCAGCACTTTTCGTATTAGTCTTAGGATTTTTTAAATCAATTTCTTGATGCGCTACATTTAAGTCGCCACAATATATTACTGGTTTTCGCTTGTTCAAATCGCTTAAATAATTTCTCATAGTATCTTCAAATTGTAACCGATATTCCAAACGCGCTAATTCAGTTTGTGAATTAGGAACATAACAATTAACCAAATAAAATTCTGGATATTCTAAAGTTAGAACTCGCCCTTCATCGTTATATTGATCATTAATGCCTAAAGTTACTTGCAAGGGTTGCTGTTTGCTAAACACCGCTGTACCTGAGTAACC from Succinispira mobilis DSM 6222 includes:
- a CDS encoding alpha/beta fold hydrolase → MRESFLACWQEKQEQINVLGWSLGGMLALELALKHSDKIKQIILVSTTAKFTKVDDYQAGLDATVVKNLQRKLNRNQQQTQAGFYQLMFCETEEPYKQVYLQEYATNFYQLNLNSLNKGLTYLLEQDLRNKLGQIKVPCKIIHGLSDQICLPSAARYLQKILAALRVIS
- a CDS encoding alpha/beta hydrolase; translation: MNKKKIIKYGIIVILLVNLIFIAVGNYFYSIIMDFNKKNLYTKDRYKQEIQELKINNQELEKLKAEGLLLDSAFAYKINAKLYLQPQATTKTVILVHGNGKDHKWSAMKYAPIFLRQGFNVLVYDSRNHGQTGGYNPSYGFYEQEDLQTIVEFLQKRYPQGKLGVHGESMGAATALMHAAKYANTKQVDFYIADCAYSDLYDLYYLRSADYSIPPILRPVILNYLSLVCKTRSGFWLSEVSPKANIADIETPILFIHGSKDDFVPTEMSTVLFNEKKGIKAIYYAQGAEHARALNVDLQLYQEAINNFLVQFDWQ
- a CDS encoding TRAP transporter permease; translated protein: MDEKELKQTKTEEKTQTIHLEGDSELLEKSEEIIKKLDKESVTRVFSGAMMKKFFYWLAIFVSCYHLYTAAFGPPVTLKHRSLHVAMMLVMAFMMYPFSSKSNFKKVSWVDWGLVILSAIVPLYVWIDYLGVVDRAGRPSDTDMLVASLLVFLVLEASRRVTGWALSILSLIFIAYGLWGRDLPGMFAHRGYDWLVLSNHFFANTEGIYGTSVSVAASYIFLFILFGAVMGKSGMGQFFNDIALALAGHTKGGPAKVSVIASGFLGSINGSAIANVVTTGAFTIPLMKKTGYSAEFAGAVESSASVGGQLLPPIMGAAAFIMAEMLGVKYSNIIVWAAVPALLYYLGIMIQVQLRASKDGLHGLPKDQLPKPGAVMRDKGHLLLPIAFLMYMLFFSGRTVINSAFLTIIVTVIVAQFKASTRMSLKDLVDSLAEGAKATVSVAIACACVGIIIGVSSKTGFGLTMANTIIALGDTSLLFTLLFTMITCMILGMGLPSIPAYIITATIAAPALAKLGIEPAAAHMFSFYYAMFANITPPVALASFAAAGLSGGDPMKTGYASVKLSIAGFIVPFMFVYSPQLMLINTTFTEGLWVALSACLGVFLIAVATEGYLYARLGILMRLFAAAGALCLIKSGLITDLIGLAVMIILIVIQKKSAKKSKLVV
- the bioC gene encoding malonyl-ACP O-methyltransferase BioC: MLDKQQVKLHFSRNAQSYDNYAVVQKKMATKLAKLLEANNKNPQAILEIGCGTGNYTQILAEKYPHAQILATDISAEMLAITKHKLAAYPNISYQLADGEKIELGGKFDLITSNAVFQWFTDYKATFKRYLELLELNGQLLYATFGERTFNEMHNSFALAYKKLGLENTGVHGPKFVTTTQLQEFSNNLAWQTVFLEEEQAEYFNTAKEFLQSVKKVGANNASTSEKLLVSRRLLLQMLNEYQTTYQKANQVRATYHIIYGLHQKRQ
- a CDS encoding gluconate 5-dehydrogenase, with amino-acid sequence MSMNCFSLSNKLALVTGGSYGIGFAIATALAEAGAKIVFCDLNDELIEKGLIAYHKLNIAATGYVCDVTNELAVQEMVKKIETDLGVIDILVNNAGIIKRIPMLEMSSTDFRQVIDVDLTAPFIVAKAVLSSMIKQRRGKIINICSMMSELGRETVSAYAAAKGGLKMLTKNIASEYGEYNIQCNGLGPGYIATPQTEPLRTNGHPFNNFIIAKTPAARWGTPEDLAGPAVFLASTASDFVNGHILYVDGGILAYIGKQP
- the kduI gene encoding 5-dehydro-4-deoxy-D-glucuronate isomerase, whose translation is MEIRYSCNQRDFKKYDTTTIRQEFLIEELFPLDNLQATYSHVDRVVVLSTMPVEKTISLETNIDCWKNLGVKFFLERRELGIINIGGPGLVLAANENYHLNRLDALYLSMGTSDVFFRALDPCNPPKFYMCSAPAHRAYPTKLITFNNAIHRELGSSETANARIIHQFIHPEILETCQLSMGCTILKPGSVWNTMPSHTHERRMEVYLYFDIANDQVVFHYMGEPTETRHVVMQNEQAIISPSWSIHSGCGTANYSFIWSMLGENKIFDDMDHIKTPDLK
- a CDS encoding DUF1850 domain-containing protein — encoded protein: MFKKNNLKKISLVIIACLAVITGYYWNCATVLRIYDYKTGRIYLEVPVKAGDKLFFGWVHSLEKIPWNEYYHISKDNSLVLETISFPAFGAGIPENKGKSCRIENGLIYMEEIEQVFPEFSWINSHFATRDIRLNGKLISRGSMLPEHTRLRLVIERRF
- a CDS encoding GntR family transcriptional regulator, which codes for MDTNISFTGQKIYEKLKEEILTLKIRPGEKISENDICERFNVSRTPVRTAFQRLNTDGLLTIEPYKTTYASLLNLEQIKQLIYMRYAIESMVLRDFLAVMEPMTIEKIRYRLRQQEVLLSGNFEAEEFYILDAKLHSIWFHQTKKDGLWQYIQGAQANYTRFRMLDMVAVKNFRQILDEHLELFTAIENKDSSSLDAIVKKHVYGGINRLGEKLTTEFTGYFLPH